A portion of the Solanum stenotomum isolate F172 unplaced genomic scaffold, ASM1918654v1 scaffold23261, whole genome shotgun sequence genome contains these proteins:
- the LOC125851177 gene encoding nudix hydrolase 2-like codes for MDSFEEASIDIKMEIFEAIEDNYGGVIVNMKKEEPMDFLKFHTMLKASISYWRLKGKKGVWIKLPIELAHLVNAAVKEGFWYHHAEATYLMLVYWIPHEIPHTFPANASHRIGIGAFVLNQDGQVLVVKEKSGKITGTWKLPTGVVDEGEEICMAAVREVKEETGIETEFVELLAFRQSHKSFYGKSDLFFICMLKPLNFTINKQDAEIEEAKWMPMEEYANQSKVNQSELSKMIANICVAKKEEQYNGFSALLTTTGHSAKKCYLYSNNI; via the exons ATGGATTCTTTTGAAGAAGCATCAATTGACATAAAAATGGAGATATTTGAGGCAATTGAAGATAATTATGGAGGAGTTATTGTGAACATGAAGAAAGAGGAACCTAtggattttcttaaatttcatactATGCTCAAGGCTTCCATTTCTTATTGGAGGCTAAAG GGAAAGAAGGGTGTTTGGATTAAGTTACCTATAGAACTTGCTCATCTTGTTAATGCAGCagtaaag GAGGGATTTTGGTATCATCATGCTGAGGCAACATATTTGATGCTTGTTTATTGGATTCCTCATGAAATTCCTCATACTTTTCCTGCTAATGCTTCTCATCGTATTGGTATTGGTGCTTTCGTCCTCAACCAAGACGGACAG GTACTGGTAGTTAaagaaaaatctggaaaaattaCTGGGACTTGGAAGCTTCCTACTGGTGTTGTTGATGAG GGGGAGGAAATATGTATGGCAGCCGTTAGAGAAGTGAAAGAAGAGACAGga attGAGACGGAATTTGTTGAACTCCTTGCCTTTAG ACAAAGTCACAAATCATTCTATGGAAAATCTGATTTGTTCTTCATATGCATGCTGAAACCACTTAATTtcactatcaacaagcaagatgCTGAGATTGAGGAAGCTAAG TGGATGCCAATGGAAGAATATGCAAATCAATCAAAGGTGAACCAAAGTGAACTCTCTAAAATGATAGCCAATATATGTGTAGCCAAGAAAGAGGAACAGTACAATGGCTTCTCTGCTCTTCTTACTACTACTGGACATTCTGCCAAGAAGTGCTATTTATACTCTAATAACATATAG